GGGCGTGACCTAAAGACAGTTCACCAGCAGAGGGCAAACCCGACCGCGTAATCACCATCGAACGCGAGTGAAAGGAGAATGCGGGAGCCATCGAGCCCCGTTCGATCGCCGGTAAGCGAAACCGTGGGCTTTCCGATGGCGTCACGGCGTATTTCGATCGCCGGCCCCACCGGCAGGTCGCTGTCGATCGCTTTCTTGACGGCTTCTTTGCCCGCGAATGTGGTCGCGTAGTGTGCCAACGGCCAGCCGCTTGCTTCGGCGTAGGCAATCTCCCGATCGCTGAACACCGCATCCCGAAACGTGTCGGTAAACACGGTTTCGAGATGCCCGAGGCAGACCACGTCGACGCCGACCCCCCGCATCCTCATTTCACGAGAGCCGCCGTCTTTCGGGCGATCCGCCGCTCCTCGTCGGTCGGGACGACAAGCACCGCCGTTTCCGAGTCGTCCGTCGAGACGATTCCTGCGTCGCCGTTCAGAGAGGTGTTTCGCTTGGGGTCGACGTTCGCGTCGAGGAGTTCGATATTCCCGGCTAACTCCCGAACGAGGCTCGCGTTTTCACCGATCCCGGCCGTAAAGACGATCCCGTCGACTTCACCGAGCGTCGCCGCGTACGCACCAATCCGCTGTTTCACACTGTACGCAAACGTGCGAATCGCAAGGTCGGCCCGTTCGTCGCCGTTCTCGCGGGCTTTCAGCAGTTCTCGCATGTCCCCGCTGATCCCGGAGAGCCCGGCCAACCCACTCTCGTCGTTGAGGATCTCGAAGATGCGTTCCAGATCCATGTCGAGTTCCTCGTACAGATGCTTGACGACAGTAGGATCGACGTCGCCGGACCGAGTCGCCATCACGATCCCTTCGAGCGGAGAGAACCCCATCGAGGTGTCGACGGAGCGTCCGCCCGCGACAGCCGCGACGCTACATCCACCCCCCAGATGGCAGGTGATGAGGTTCGTCTCCCCCACCGGTCGATCGAGAATGTCACAGGCCTCGCGAGCCACGTACGCGTGTGAGATGCCGTGAAACCCGTATCGACGGATGTCGTGGTCGTCGTAGAAGCGATACGGGAGGCCGTAGAGGTAAGCCTCGGGGGGCATCGTCTGATGGAACGCCGTGTCGAAAACCGCGACCTGTGGAGTCTCCGGCAGTCGATCCGCCATCGCCTCGATGCCAGCGAGGTTCACGGGATTGTGAAGCGGGGCCACGCTCGCGAATTTTCGAATCGTCCGCTTGACCGACTCGTCCACGAGCACCGGTTCGGTGCGCTCGCCACCGTGTACCACCCGATGACCGACGGCCTCGATGACACCGGTCCCGTCGAGCAGCCCGTGTTCGGAGTCCGTGAGACAGTTCAGAACCACACCCATTCCCTCACGGTGATCCGCGATCGGTTGCTCGCTCGTGACCGTCTCCGCACCCACCCGCTGGGACACGTAAGCGTTCTCACCCCCAATGTCACCCACTTCGCCCTCGGTGACCGATTCGAGATCCTCGAACAGCTCGTACTTGATCGAGGTGCTCCCGCAGTTGATGACGAGGATCATCCTGTCTCCTCCACGAGAGTCGCCGTGATCACCGCGGCCCCGACGATATCCGCAACCGTCGCCCCTCTAGAGAGGTCACTCACCGGTTCGGCGAACCCCTGGAGAATCGGACCATAGGCACTCGCGCCGGCCAGTTCCTGGGTCAGCTTGTAGGCGATGTTCCCCGCGTCGAGGTCCGGGAAGACCAGGGTGTTCGCCTGGCCGGCCACCGGACCGAGGTCACCGTCGATTTTCCGTCGGGCGATGCTCTCGTCCAGGGCCGCATCGGCCTGGAACTCCCCGTCGATGGCATACTCCGAAGCGGCCGAGTTCGCCAGGTCGACGGCCGATTGAACTTTTTCCACGTCCGGGTGTGAGCCACTTCCTCGGGTCGAAAAGGAGAGCAAGGCTACTTTTGGGGCCGATTCGAGCAACCCTGCCCCACTGCGAGCCGTCGAAACCGCGATGTCGGCCAGTTCCTCGGCAGTCGGATTGGCGTTGACCGCAGCGTCCGCATAGAGGAGTTCCGAGCCGTCCCGAAGAGCCATCACGAAGACACTCGACGGCACGGTGATTCCCGGTTCGAGACCGATGACTTCCCGCGCGGCGGCGATCAGGTCACCCGACGTACGAACACAGCCGCCGATCAGCCCATCTGCCTCCCCGAGTCGGACCAGCAAGCCGCCAAAGAGGAGTTCGTTTCCGAGGATCTTCTCGGCGGTAGCGGCCGAGACAGATCTTATAGACTGATAGGCCGAAATGTAGGACCCTTCCGTCCGGGCTCGCTTGGGGTCAATGATCTCGACACCCGTCAGATCGGCGCTCGCCTCCCGCGCCGTCTCCTCGATAGCCTTCCGAGGCCCGAGCAACACTGGGACAGCGAGGTCCTCCGACGCGAGTCGTGCCGCCGCTTCGACGATCCGGTC
This region of Halodesulfurarchaeum sp. HSR-GB genomic DNA includes:
- a CDS encoding 4'-phosphopantetheinyl transferase superfamily protein gives rise to the protein MRMRGVGVDVVCLGHLETVFTDTFRDAVFSDREIAYAEASGWPLAHYATTFAGKEAVKKAIDSDLPVGPAIEIRRDAIGKPTVSLTGDRTGLDGSRILLSLAFDGDYAVGFALCW
- a CDS encoding acetate kinase, encoding MILVINCGSTSIKYELFEDLESVTEGEVGDIGGENAYVSQRVGAETVTSEQPIADHREGMGVVLNCLTDSEHGLLDGTGVIEAVGHRVVHGGERTEPVLVDESVKRTIRKFASVAPLHNPVNLAGIEAMADRLPETPQVAVFDTAFHQTMPPEAYLYGLPYRFYDDHDIRRYGFHGISHAYVAREACDILDRPVGETNLITCHLGGGCSVAAVAGGRSVDTSMGFSPLEGIVMATRSGDVDPTVVKHLYEELDMDLERIFEILNDESGLAGLSGISGDMRELLKARENGDERADLAIRTFAYSVKQRIGAYAATLGEVDGIVFTAGIGENASLVRELAGNIELLDANVDPKRNTSLNGDAGIVSTDDSETAVLVVPTDEERRIARKTAALVK
- a CDS encoding phosphate acyltransferase, with the translated sequence MTDLLNRLEPAARETRPRLVFPEGTDDRIVEAAARLASEDLAVPVLLGPRKAIEETAREASADLTGVEIIDPKRARTEGSYISAYQSIRSVSAATAEKILGNELLFGGLLVRLGEADGLIGGCVRTSGDLIAAAREVIGLEPGITVPSSVFVMALRDGSELLYADAAVNANPTAEELADIAVSTARSGAGLLESAPKVALLSFSTRGSGSHPDVEKVQSAVDLANSAASEYAIDGEFQADAALDESIARRKIDGDLGPVAGQANTLVFPDLDAGNIAYKLTQELAGASAYGPILQGFAEPVSDLSRGATVADIVGAAVITATLVEETG